The Mercenaria mercenaria strain notata chromosome 8, MADL_Memer_1, whole genome shotgun sequence genome has a segment encoding these proteins:
- the LOC123523002 gene encoding interferon-inducible GTPase 5-like: MLFKAKVDKTFLLVIVLLVPRTSSGSRSHGDSDGFFENIKDIFENGGAVAVKLFVDKELNEWKDVRINLAVLGTSGTGKSSFINTVLGLTADDEGSAAVGVKETTENISEYPHPQYPNLVLWDLPGVGTPNFNRENYSKKVNLYRFDYFIFMTSDRFRDDDVWLAKQVNALGKLFYFVRNKVGQDIRNNKYDHPKSHSDAAVLDDIRHNCEHNLQKLNLDRKIQIYLTDLHEPEKYDFEKLMDQVISDAPEYKKEAIILSMTHLTNTLIDRKKEILSERIHYMSLLSGLTGAIPVPILDSAVDIGILTEEAMFYRAQLGLRDEMLEAFAEKSQMTIEQLTNNLDLQSRIIGLSAKGLVSYFTKKGMKKASTFTSAKFIKYLLPLFGNAVSGAASYAMTSWCLQDLLDVMVQDAIKINEYKMHWNN, encoded by the exons ATGCTTTTTAAAGCGAAAGTTGATAAGACGTTTCTTCTTGTCATTGTGTTACTGGTACCGCGAACTTCCTCCGGAT CAAGATCACATGGCGACAGTGACGgtttctttgaaaatatcaaagatatttttgaaaatgggggAGCTGTGGCGGTGAAATTGTTTGTTGATAAAGAGCTTAATGAATGGAAGGATGTTAGAATTAACTTGGCTGTGTTAGGAACGTCAGGCACTGGAAAGTCGAGCTTTATAAACACAGTACTTGGATTGACGGCCGACGATGAGGGTTCGGCAGCGGTAGGGGTAAAGGAAACTACTGAAAATATTTCGGAATATCCGCACCCGCAGTACCCTAACCTTGTTTTGTGGGATCTCCCAGGTGTTGGAACACCAAATTTTAACCGTGAAAACTATTCCAAAAAGGTAAATTTATATCGATTTGACTATTTCATTTTCATGACCTCCGATCGGTTTCGCGATGATGATGTATGGTTGGCTAAACAAGTAAACGCCTTAGGGAAATTGTTCTACTTTGTGCGCAATAAAGTTGGTCAGGACATAAGAAATAACAAATACGATCACCCAAAATCACATTCAGATGCAGCGGTTCTAGACGATATAAGACATAACTGCGAACACAATCTGCAAAAGCTCAACCTAGACAGAAAGATCCAGATATATTTGACCGATTTACACGAACCAGAAAAATATGACTTTGAAAAGCTCATGGATCAAGTGATAAGCGACGCCccagaatataaaaaggaagcaaTCATTTTATCAATGACACATTTAACCAATACTTTAATTGACAGAAAAAAGGAAATCTTATCGGAGAGAATTCATTATATGTCCCTGTTGTCAGGTTTAACAGGAGCAATACCTGTACCTATTCTTGATAGCGCTGTTGATATAGGAATACTTACTGAAGAAGCGATGTTTTACCGGGCCCAGCTCGGTCTTCGAGATGAAATGCTGGAAGCGTTTGCTGAAAAGTCACAAATGACAATCGAACAGTTAACAAATAATTTGGATCTACAAAGTCGTATCATTGGCTTGTCTGCCAAAGGACTGGTTTCATATTTCACAAAGAAAGGAATGAAGAAAGCAAGCACATTTACAAGTGCAAAATTCATTAAGTACCTCTTACCTCTATTTGGAAATGCTGTCAGTGGTGCTGCCTCTTACGCGATGACCTCATGGTGTCTCCAAGACTTACTTGACGTCATGGTACAGGACGCTATAAAAATAAACGAATACAAAATGCATTGGAACAATTAA